A genome region from Sporosarcina sp. ANT_H38 includes the following:
- a CDS encoding DUF4153 domain-containing protein, with product MNDNNLIIKNIYNPHKLERMFRNDPKAFKKSFSYAWEQNPDSKVLAVWYERLNFKETAHTEKTSFLQQDFLFMSILAILAGISTRIIFHFVEQETIAPINLAFGVLPYIGAYFVYKNKPRKKVLYTLALLFLISGLYLNMLPLNVNDSTILAYLHLPIFLWGLIGLAFIGNEYSKGSTRLAYLKFNLELCILYASMAFSGMLLAALTMQLFSFVDLDIADFYFRNVVLFGAAALAIVATYLVSMNLKLAKNITPYIAKIFSPLVLVTLLVYLITVIWVEKNPFLDRNFLIAFNGILLGVLAVNIFSITESGTDEKKNISDYINFALIVLALVIDSVALSAIVFRLSSFGITPNRLAVLGVNILIWGNLIWIMISYMRFLQNKTGPSPIQDAVTKYLPVYVLWAAFVTFTFPFIFN from the coding sequence GCCTTTAAAAAGTCATTCTCATACGCATGGGAACAAAATCCTGATTCGAAGGTTCTTGCTGTTTGGTATGAAAGATTAAATTTCAAGGAGACGGCACATACAGAAAAAACTTCCTTTCTTCAACAAGATTTCTTATTCATGAGCATTTTAGCCATTTTGGCCGGGATAAGCACAAGGATCATTTTCCATTTTGTAGAACAGGAAACAATTGCCCCAATTAACCTTGCTTTTGGGGTTCTTCCCTATATTGGCGCCTATTTTGTATACAAAAATAAACCTCGAAAAAAGGTTCTTTACACACTTGCATTGTTGTTCCTAATCTCCGGTTTGTATCTTAATATGCTGCCATTAAATGTTAATGATAGTACTATCCTTGCTTATTTACACCTTCCCATATTCTTATGGGGATTGATAGGGCTCGCATTTATAGGTAATGAATATTCAAAAGGAAGCACAAGATTAGCCTATCTTAAATTCAATTTGGAACTTTGCATACTCTACGCCAGCATGGCCTTTAGCGGAATGCTGTTAGCAGCATTAACTATGCAGTTATTTAGCTTTGTCGATCTAGATATAGCAGACTTCTATTTTAGAAATGTTGTGTTATTTGGTGCTGCTGCTCTCGCTATTGTGGCTACCTACCTGGTGTCAATGAATCTTAAACTTGCTAAGAATATTACACCATATATAGCTAAAATTTTTAGTCCTCTTGTCCTGGTCACTTTGTTGGTCTATCTTATAACGGTTATTTGGGTCGAAAAAAATCCATTCTTGGACAGAAATTTCCTGATAGCATTTAACGGAATACTCCTTGGTGTTTTGGCTGTTAACATATTTTCAATTACCGAAAGCGGCACAGACGAGAAAAAGAACATTTCTGATTATATAAATTTCGCCCTAATTGTTTTAGCTCTTGTCATTGACAGTGTAGCTTTGTCAGCCATAGTTTTTAGACTTTCTTCTTTTGGGATTACACCAAACAGACTTGCTGTTTTAGGTGTAAACATACTTATCTGGGGAAACCTTATTTGGATTATGATCTCCTATATGCGTTTTCTACAAAACAAGACCGGACCTTCACCCATCCAAGATGCGGTTACTAAGTATTTGCCAGTCTACGTACTTTGGGCGGCTTTCGTTACATTTACTTTTCCTTTCATTTTTAATTAG
- a CDS encoding helix-turn-helix domain-containing protein: MYFQKKIKEERLKHEMSQQQLGELLNISRQSISKWERGEGYPGIESLIKLSEVFDITIDELLKGDDHLKEKIIEDGKQLAYPRLKLFFDILLVMGLFLVAAKIFIAIGNKFLNFDITFFQGSILYMAIPFITSIIGAIGSETLSEKFKTK; the protein is encoded by the coding sequence ATGTATTTCCAAAAAAAAATTAAAGAAGAACGTCTAAAACATGAAATGTCGCAACAACAGCTTGGTGAATTACTTAACATTAGTAGACAATCGATCTCAAAATGGGAACGTGGAGAAGGTTATCCCGGTATTGAATCGCTAATTAAACTAAGTGAAGTTTTTGACATTACAATCGATGAATTATTGAAAGGAGATGATCATTTGAAGGAAAAAATCATTGAAGATGGGAAGCAATTAGCTTATCCAAGATTAAAACTATTCTTTGACATACTTCTAGTCATGGGCTTATTTCTAGTAGCTGCCAAAATTTTTATAGCAATTGGAAATAAATTTTTGAACTTTGATATTACGTTCTTCCAAGGATCAATACTGTACATGGCAATTCCATTTATTACTTCAATTATTGGAGCAATTGGGAGCGAAACTTTATCTGAAAAATTTAAAACAAAATAA